GCGAGGGTCAGCACCAGGACGCCGGCTCGAAGTGCGTCCACGTCGCCTCCAACACCACCAGCAACGTGGTCTCCCGCTCGATCTCCAAGGACGGCGGCCGCACCTCGTACCGCGGCCACATCAAGGTCCACGAGAAGGCCACCGGGGTGAAGAGCAGCGTCCGCTGCGACGCCCTGCTGCTCGACGAGAACTCGCAGAGCGACACCTACCCGTACATGGACATCGACAGCCCGGACGTCACCATCGGCCACGAGGCCACGGTGAGCAAGATCGGCGACGAGCAGATCTTCTACCTGATGTCGCGCGGCCTCAGCGAGGGCGACGCCACTGCGCTCATCGTCAACGGCTTCTTCGAGCCGTTCGTCAAGGAGCTGCCGATGGAGTACGCGCTCGAGCTCAACCGTCTGCTGGCGGTGCAGATGGAGGGTTCGGTGGGATGACCGGGTTCACCCCATCCGTCCGCCGGGCTCGGAGGCGGTCGAAGGCCTGATGGCGACCCAGCTGCAGACCCCCGGGGCGATCGGCCCGGAGGCGGTCACGACACGTGTGGAGGCGGCCGGCCGCTGGCTGGCCGAGCGGCGCCGTGCCGCCTGGGACGCATACACCGCGCTCCCCATGCCCGACCGCAACAACGAGGACTACCGGCGCACCGACGTGTCCGGCCTGCGCCCCGACGAGTTCATCGCCGACCCGGGCGAGACCGGTCACGGCGCCGGCCTGCTGGCGACCCTGCGGGAGATGCGGGCGCAGATCGCGCCCGAGGCCGCCTTCGTGGCCACCACCCGCAACGGGGTGCGCGCCTGCGAGGGCACCGACCCGCTGCTCGCCCAGGGGGTGCTGGTGAGCTCCCTCGAGGAGGCCGCCGAGCGCGACGACGAGGCGGTGCGCCGGGCGCTCAGCCATGTCCCCGTCGACGGCACCAAGTTCACCGCGCTCTGGAATGCGCTCTGGCGCGGCGGCGTGTTCGTTCACGTTCCTGCGGGGGTCGAGGCGCGGGTGCCGGTGATCGCCGCCCACAGCGCCGCCGGTGAGCAGGCGGCGGTCTTCCCCGCCACCGTGGTGGTGCTCGAGGCGAACGCGTCGCTCACCCTGGTGGAGCTGCAGGCCTCGCCCGCTGCCCAGGGCACGATGCTCTCCGACGCGGTCACGGTGCTCCACCTCGGCGAGGGCGCGCGGCTCGACTACTGCCTGCTCCAGCGCTGGAGCGCCGCCACCTGGCACCTGGCCACCCACCGCGCGGTGCTCGAGCGCGACTCCCGGC
The window above is part of the Candidatus Dormiibacterota bacterium genome. Proteins encoded here:
- the sufD gene encoding Fe-S cluster assembly protein SufD — protein: MATQLQTPGAIGPEAVTTRVEAAGRWLAERRRAAWDAYTALPMPDRNNEDYRRTDVSGLRPDEFIADPGETGHGAGLLATLREMRAQIAPEAAFVATTRNGVRACEGTDPLLAQGVLVSSLEEAAERDDEAVRRALSHVPVDGTKFTALWNALWRGGVFVHVPAGVEARVPVIAAHSAAGEQAAVFPATVVVLEANASLTLVELQASPAAQGTMLSDAVTVLHLGEGARLDYCLLQRWSAATWHLATHRAVLERDSRLRFFAATFGSRLQKAYWDALLEGPGADATLTGVCFGGGDQHLDHQSLQAHQAPSTHSDLLLKVAVRDRAQSVYGGLISVDRVAQKTDGYVQNRNLMLSRGARASGIPMLEIQANDVRCSHGVTAGHIDDDQRFYSHSRGIEPEAADRMIVRGFMQDALDRCPHQGFAEFVGGVLDEVVAGHSAAGVEAEAQA